A genomic region of uncultured Paludibaculum sp. contains the following coding sequences:
- a CDS encoding DUF1501 domain-containing protein: MSDHKSRNPTTRREALRKVGNGFGMMAFAGMLNESMARAGALLAPDGSMTGYKLDHPQKVKRVIFLFMNGGLSTIDSFDPKPALEKYDGQPLPGNQVKTERRTGELMKSPYTFKKHGQCGMDVSDLWPHLSEVVDDICWIRSVYTEIPNHEPSCLMMNTGANQAGRPSLGAWVTYGLGTENQNLPGFVVLCPDVPTTVGPPLWSNGFLPAIHQGTYISNKVQLAEGEAPPPEEKSDDKKMKKVVVEKGFDPKKLVSYVNNPKFELTEQRRELDLVEKLEKIRSAEQGTDPQVEAVIKSMEIAYRMQTEAPEVFDVRKESQATLDLYGPGPVARGALTGVRLLEKGVRMVQLYYSKGDPWDAHGDILAHKVNAKNSDQAFAAVVKDLKSRGLWKDTLIVCGSEFGRTPVREVGGGGGNAKKGRDHNPFGFTMWLSGGAVKGGTIYGATDDFGFKVVDKPVHVHDIHATILHLMGIDHTKLTYRYSGRDFRLTDVAGNVLHDVIA; encoded by the coding sequence ATGTCAGATCATAAGTCCCGCAATCCAACGACCCGCCGCGAGGCGCTGCGCAAGGTTGGTAACGGCTTTGGAATGATGGCGTTCGCAGGAATGCTGAATGAGTCGATGGCGCGTGCCGGGGCGCTGCTGGCGCCCGACGGGTCGATGACTGGTTACAAACTCGATCACCCGCAAAAGGTGAAACGGGTGATCTTCCTGTTTATGAACGGCGGCCTGTCGACCATCGATAGCTTCGATCCCAAACCGGCTCTGGAGAAGTACGACGGCCAGCCCCTGCCCGGCAATCAGGTCAAGACGGAACGCCGCACGGGCGAGCTGATGAAGTCGCCCTACACGTTCAAGAAGCACGGCCAGTGCGGCATGGACGTGAGCGACCTGTGGCCGCATCTGTCTGAAGTTGTTGATGATATCTGCTGGATCCGCTCGGTTTACACGGAAATCCCAAACCACGAACCGTCGTGCCTGATGATGAATACCGGCGCCAATCAGGCGGGTCGGCCTTCGCTGGGCGCGTGGGTTACCTACGGCTTGGGGACGGAGAACCAGAATCTGCCCGGTTTCGTCGTGCTTTGTCCGGATGTACCGACCACTGTCGGTCCGCCGCTCTGGAGCAACGGGTTTCTGCCCGCCATTCACCAAGGTACCTATATTTCCAATAAGGTACAGCTGGCGGAAGGCGAAGCGCCGCCGCCCGAGGAGAAGAGCGACGACAAGAAGATGAAGAAGGTCGTCGTCGAGAAAGGCTTCGACCCGAAGAAACTGGTTAGCTACGTCAACAATCCCAAGTTCGAGCTGACGGAGCAGCGGCGTGAACTGGATCTCGTTGAAAAACTTGAGAAAATCCGTAGCGCGGAGCAGGGTACGGACCCGCAGGTGGAAGCGGTGATCAAGTCGATGGAGATCGCCTACCGGATGCAGACCGAGGCTCCGGAGGTGTTCGACGTCCGCAAGGAGTCGCAGGCGACGTTGGATCTCTATGGGCCCGGCCCGGTGGCGCGCGGTGCGTTGACGGGTGTCCGCCTTCTGGAAAAAGGCGTCCGGATGGTGCAGTTGTACTACTCGAAGGGCGATCCGTGGGACGCGCACGGCGACATCCTGGCCCACAAGGTGAACGCCAAGAACTCCGACCAGGCGTTCGCGGCGGTCGTCAAGGACTTGAAATCACGAGGTTTGTGGAAGGACACGCTCATCGTGTGTGGCTCGGAGTTCGGTCGTACGCCCGTGAGGGAAGTGGGCGGCGGCGGGGGCAATGCGAAGAAGGGCCGTGACCATAATCCATTCGGGTTCACGATGTGGCTGTCCGGCGGAGCCGTAAAGGGCGGAACCATCTATGGGGCGACGGACGACTTCGGCTTCAAGGTGGTGGACAAACCGGTCCATGTTCACGACATTCACGCGACCATACTGCACCTGATGGGTATTGATCACACAAAGCTGACGTATCGGTACAGCGGCCGCGACTTCCGGCTGACGGATGTGGCCGGTAACGTTTTACACGACGTGATTGCATAG
- a CDS encoding PSD1 and planctomycete cytochrome C domain-containing protein translates to MRCSIRPLKYLLPGLLLAAVVPVAAQSTRANSPEFFESTIRPILANNCFSCHTQSQLGGLRVDSKEALEKGGKRGPAIVSGDPDKSLLIKAVRHEDPAYKMPMGGKLKDAEISALVAWVKEGAVWPKPAVSPTSSTKTEAGKYLIRADQRAFWSFQPIHPTPAPAVKDAKWAKNDIDRFILAHLEREGLKPVRPAAKRDLIRRAYLDLTGLPPKFEEIQAFEKDTSPDAFAKVVDRLLASQAYGERWGRIWLDVARYGEDDYRSLDPMRRGLNPYPNAHVYRDWVIQAFNDDLPYDQFVRAQLAGDLMDPSVRYKTLPATGFLGLGPWYYDNGSTEVTRADERHDRVDVVTRGFLGMTVACARCHDHKYDPIPTTDYYSLAGIFWNTTYEEYPRAPKSVVEAYEKLEDEVSKKQKLVGEFQTDQSTQLSQTLALQTANYLQGAWEVTGPQKKEIAQVVESRKLDYELLERWIAYMGKTTEKYKFKEPWQAMVKKGGTPQVAKKEAEKFQELVIAVMLERNELNDENKVIANKAMDGTKPKKRTNKPSNFVTNEDFCPGCALRLKSLPEDKNAFWTEVFQRDLSEADDPAAMAASGRMGKPGVLMFRGWGLESRMGAEARLRLESLRNDVTAERKKLEPQYPYLHGVKDSEQPTDINVALRGDPFNLGAVEPRHFLSVLSKGDPAPYKKGSGRLELAEDIVRQPIAMRVITNRIWKSHFETGLVDSPSNFGITGERPTNPELLEYLADSFVKNGLSIKKLHRQIMLSSVYQLGTENDPVAAAKDSGNRLYWRANKKRLDSEQLRDAILAVAGNLDDSLGGPSVELTPAVHRRTVYGKVSRYKLDQYLQLFDFPTPAISAEKRFTTTVPLQRLFMMNSDFVQMEAEEVVKQVANEADNKARVRKAYQIVYGREPKLDEVTLALDYLKKEPLTEYEESKKREAEKAKDKDKDRPKRGKPEGDVKEPELTEKKEPAPVQTAADMPEAQTGGAGADQMPPPQEMMGMGMMGGVMPGARRGPGGAAKEVKYEPSAWGRYVKVLLSSNEFLFIN, encoded by the coding sequence ATGCGCTGTTCGATCAGGCCTCTCAAATACCTTCTACCCGGCCTTCTGCTGGCCGCCGTCGTCCCCGTCGCAGCCCAATCCACTCGAGCCAACTCGCCGGAGTTCTTCGAGTCCACCATTCGCCCCATCCTCGCCAATAACTGCTTTAGTTGCCACACCCAATCGCAGCTCGGTGGTCTCCGCGTCGACAGCAAGGAAGCCCTGGAAAAGGGCGGCAAACGCGGGCCGGCCATTGTATCGGGCGATCCCGACAAGAGCCTGCTCATCAAAGCAGTCCGCCACGAGGATCCCGCCTACAAGATGCCGATGGGCGGCAAACTCAAGGATGCCGAGATCAGCGCGCTCGTCGCGTGGGTGAAGGAAGGCGCGGTCTGGCCGAAACCGGCCGTCTCGCCTACTAGCTCCACCAAGACTGAGGCTGGCAAGTACTTGATCCGAGCGGACCAGCGCGCGTTCTGGTCGTTCCAACCCATTCACCCCACTCCAGCGCCTGCTGTCAAGGATGCCAAGTGGGCCAAGAATGACATCGACCGCTTCATCCTGGCGCATCTGGAGCGCGAGGGCCTCAAGCCCGTCCGTCCGGCCGCCAAGCGGGATCTCATCCGCCGCGCCTATCTCGACCTCACCGGTCTGCCCCCGAAGTTTGAAGAGATCCAGGCTTTTGAGAAAGATACATCGCCGGACGCCTTTGCCAAGGTGGTCGATCGGCTGCTTGCTTCGCAGGCATATGGCGAGCGCTGGGGCCGCATCTGGCTGGACGTCGCCCGCTACGGCGAAGACGACTATCGCAGTCTCGACCCCATGCGTCGTGGACTCAACCCGTACCCGAACGCCCACGTCTATCGCGATTGGGTGATTCAGGCCTTCAATGATGATCTGCCCTACGATCAGTTTGTTAGGGCGCAACTGGCCGGCGATCTGATGGATCCGTCGGTCCGCTATAAGACTCTGCCGGCTACCGGCTTCCTCGGACTGGGGCCCTGGTATTACGACAACGGCTCCACCGAAGTGACGCGCGCCGACGAACGGCACGACCGTGTCGATGTCGTGACTCGCGGCTTCCTGGGCATGACGGTCGCCTGCGCCCGCTGCCACGACCACAAGTACGACCCCATCCCGACTACCGACTACTATTCCTTGGCCGGGATCTTCTGGAACACGACTTACGAAGAATATCCGCGGGCACCCAAATCGGTTGTCGAGGCCTACGAGAAGCTGGAGGACGAGGTCAGCAAGAAGCAGAAGCTGGTGGGCGAATTTCAGACGGACCAGAGCACGCAGCTTTCGCAGACGCTGGCTCTGCAAACCGCCAACTATCTGCAGGGCGCATGGGAGGTCACTGGTCCGCAAAAGAAAGAAATAGCTCAAGTTGTAGAGAGCCGGAAGCTCGACTACGAGCTCTTGGAACGGTGGATCGCCTACATGGGCAAGACCACCGAGAAGTACAAGTTCAAGGAACCTTGGCAGGCGATGGTCAAGAAGGGTGGCACGCCCCAGGTGGCCAAGAAGGAGGCCGAGAAGTTTCAGGAACTGGTGATCGCCGTGATGCTGGAGCGCAACGAGCTAAACGACGAGAACAAGGTGATCGCCAACAAGGCGATGGACGGCACGAAGCCTAAGAAGCGCACCAACAAGCCCTCTAACTTCGTGACCAATGAGGACTTCTGCCCCGGTTGCGCACTGCGGCTGAAGTCGCTGCCGGAAGATAAAAACGCCTTCTGGACCGAGGTCTTTCAGCGTGACCTGAGCGAAGCGGACGACCCGGCCGCGATGGCTGCCTCGGGTCGCATGGGCAAGCCGGGCGTGCTGATGTTTCGCGGTTGGGGTCTCGAATCCCGGATGGGCGCGGAAGCCCGTCTGCGGCTCGAGTCGCTACGCAACGACGTCACGGCTGAGCGCAAGAAACTGGAGCCTCAGTATCCGTATCTGCATGGCGTGAAAGACTCTGAGCAGCCCACCGACATCAACGTGGCGCTGCGTGGCGACCCCTTCAACCTGGGTGCTGTCGAGCCCCGCCATTTCCTTTCGGTCCTCTCCAAGGGCGACCCGGCTCCCTACAAGAAGGGCAGCGGCCGTCTGGAACTGGCTGAAGACATCGTCAGGCAGCCTATCGCCATGCGCGTCATCACCAATCGCATCTGGAAGTCGCACTTCGAGACAGGTTTGGTGGACAGCCCCAGCAACTTCGGCATCACCGGAGAGCGGCCCACGAATCCGGAACTGCTGGAGTACCTCGCCGATTCCTTCGTGAAGAACGGCTTATCCATCAAGAAGTTGCACCGCCAGATCATGCTTAGCTCGGTGTATCAGTTGGGCACCGAGAACGATCCGGTGGCGGCAGCAAAGGATTCCGGCAACCGGCTCTATTGGCGCGCCAACAAGAAACGCCTCGATTCCGAACAGTTGCGCGATGCCATCCTGGCGGTCGCCGGAAATCTGGACGATTCTCTCGGTGGCCCCTCGGTGGAGCTGACTCCAGCCGTTCATCGGCGCACCGTTTACGGCAAGGTCAGTCGCTATAAGTTGGACCAGTACTTACAGTTATTCGATTTCCCGACGCCCGCCATCAGCGCCGAGAAGCGGTTCACGACAACAGTTCCGCTGCAGCGCCTGTTCATGATGAACAGCGACTTTGTTCAGATGGAGGCCGAGGAAGTGGTCAAGCAGGTGGCCAACGAAGCCGACAACAAGGCCCGGGTGCGCAAAGCGTACCAGATTGTATATGGCCGCGAACCCAAACTGGACGAGGTCACGCTGGCCTTGGACTATCTCAAGAAGGAACCGCTGACCGAGTACGAGGAGAGTAAGAAGCGGGAAGCGGAAAAGGCCAAGGACAAAGACAAGGACAGACCCAAGCGCGGCAAGCCGGAGGGCGACGTAAAAGAGCCGGAACTGACTGAAAAGAAGGAACCTGCACCCGTGCAAACGGCTGCCGACATGCCCGAGGCGCAGACCGGTGGCGCGGGTGCCGACCAGATGCCGCCCCCCCAGGAAATGATGGGCATGGGCATGATGGGCGGCGTCATGCCGGGCGCCCGGCGAGGTCCGGGCGGAGCGGCCAAAGAGGTCAAGTATGAACCCAGTGCCTGGGGGCGGTATGTCAAGGTTCTGCTGAGTTCGAACGAGTTCCTGTTCATCAACTAA
- a CDS encoding TrmJ/YjtD family RNA methyltransferase gives MDPERNQRLKVVLIDTRNPLNIGAVARAMSNFGFFDLRLVHPYEVAFREAVSAVGAAQVMKDARVFETVAEAVADCSLVVGATGLGHRQPQHPMHRLEKGARLIRRHMSTASVALLFGSEKFGLGNSDVGHCHWLTHIPTRAQHDSMNLAQAVAVCLYELIRQPSAARPLPEAAELAQGEEVERFTELLEGVLQASEYTDYSMAKNGRDKTHRLVRRLHLRAKDAAVWTGMMRQVLWKLKHPLG, from the coding sequence ATGGATCCTGAACGCAATCAACGCCTGAAAGTCGTCCTCATCGACACTCGTAACCCTTTGAATATTGGGGCCGTGGCTCGCGCCATGAGCAACTTCGGGTTCTTCGATCTGCGGCTTGTCCACCCTTATGAAGTCGCCTTCCGCGAAGCGGTGAGCGCAGTGGGGGCAGCTCAGGTGATGAAGGACGCCCGGGTGTTTGAGACCGTGGCGGAGGCCGTGGCCGATTGCAGTCTGGTGGTGGGCGCCACGGGCTTGGGGCACCGGCAACCACAGCATCCGATGCACCGGTTGGAGAAGGGCGCGCGGCTGATCCGGCGGCACATGAGCACGGCGTCCGTCGCGCTCCTCTTCGGCAGTGAAAAGTTCGGCCTCGGCAACAGCGATGTGGGGCATTGCCACTGGCTGACGCACATCCCCACGCGAGCGCAGCACGACTCGATGAACCTGGCTCAGGCTGTTGCGGTCTGCTTGTATGAGCTGATCCGGCAACCCTCGGCCGCAAGGCCTTTGCCGGAGGCGGCGGAGCTGGCGCAAGGCGAAGAAGTGGAACGGTTTACCGAGCTGCTGGAAGGCGTTCTCCAGGCATCGGAGTATACCGACTACAGCATGGCGAAGAACGGCCGGGACAAAACGCACCGCCTGGTGCGGCGGCTGCATCTGCGGGCGAAGGACGCCGCTGTCTGGACCGGGATGATGCGGCAGGTGCTGTGGAAGTTGAAGCACCCGCTGGGCTGA
- a CDS encoding DUF3467 domain-containing protein yields the protein MLPNQNPPSLKLESAADYREGYANSVQLRASLWDFFLMFGTVRQQTPEAVTIQNFQGVYLSPQQAKALLNVLATNVQQYESTFGEIRLEPQGDASVIQ from the coding sequence ATGCTCCCCAATCAGAATCCTCCCTCGCTGAAGCTCGAATCCGCGGCCGACTATCGCGAAGGCTATGCCAATAGCGTGCAGTTGCGCGCCAGCTTGTGGGACTTCTTCCTGATGTTCGGGACAGTGCGGCAACAGACGCCCGAAGCGGTCACAATCCAGAATTTCCAGGGCGTCTACTTGAGCCCGCAGCAGGCCAAAGCGCTGCTCAACGTCCTCGCCACCAATGTCCAGCAGTATGAATCGACCTTCGGCGAGATCCGCCTCGAGCCACAGGGCGACGCCAGCGTCATTCAGTAG
- a CDS encoding type II toxin-antitoxin system RelE/ParE family toxin, with protein MPKLAYNGPVPEELGRPRKLIWLVDSLDRISSFPSAVRQQLGFALYQAQVGQRHESAKMLHGFAERVWQVRADAPSGTYRAAYAAEIGEAVYVLHAFQKKSTSGIATPKRDVELIRQRLQLARRLSGTKGE; from the coding sequence ATGCCAAAACTGGCATACAATGGACCTGTGCCGGAAGAGCTCGGACGGCCGCGCAAGTTGATTTGGCTGGTGGATTCGCTGGATCGAATCTCGAGCTTCCCTTCCGCGGTTCGCCAGCAACTCGGATTCGCGTTGTACCAGGCCCAGGTGGGCCAAAGGCACGAGAGTGCGAAGATGCTGCACGGTTTTGCGGAGAGGGTCTGGCAGGTGAGGGCGGATGCACCAAGCGGCACTTACCGCGCGGCCTATGCTGCCGAAATCGGGGAAGCCGTCTATGTCCTGCACGCGTTTCAGAAGAAATCGACTTCCGGCATCGCTACGCCAAAGCGTGACGTGGAGCTGATCCGGCAACGGCTGCAATTGGCGCGAAGGTTGAGCGGAACGAAAGGGGAGTGA
- a CDS encoding helix-turn-helix transcriptional regulator gives MAQRESTSSSGNVFADLGLPKSGDLLAKAELASKIIAEIQHKRLTQSQAAEMLGIDQPKVSALKQGKLAGFSIERLMRMLLRLGRDIEISVKERPKSRGARLRVA, from the coding sequence ATGGCCCAGCGAGAATCCACTTCAAGTAGCGGGAATGTCTTTGCCGACCTTGGACTACCCAAGTCCGGCGATCTCCTGGCAAAGGCGGAGTTGGCCTCCAAAATTATCGCGGAGATCCAACACAAGCGTCTCACTCAAAGTCAGGCCGCTGAAATGCTTGGGATCGACCAACCGAAGGTTTCCGCGCTGAAGCAAGGCAAGCTGGCGGGTTTCTCGATTGAACGCCTGATGCGGATGCTGTTGCGGTTGGGGAGGGACATTGAGATTTCCGTGAAAGAGCGGCCGAAGTCGCGAGGGGCCCGGTTGCGGGTGGCCTGA
- the bcp gene encoding thioredoxin-dependent thiol peroxidase translates to MAELKEGSKAPDFTLLTDAGEKLKLSSLTGKNVVLYFYPKADTPGCTKEACSFRDELPRVETNNAVILGASPDPVSAVAKFKEKYGLNFTLLADEDHAIAEKYGVWVEKTNYGKTYMGVERSTFIVNKEGRIAKIFRKVKVDGHTEEVLAALATL, encoded by the coding sequence ATGGCCGAACTCAAAGAAGGCTCCAAAGCCCCGGATTTCACGCTCCTCACCGATGCAGGCGAGAAGCTCAAGCTCAGCTCCCTGACGGGCAAGAATGTCGTCCTCTACTTCTACCCGAAGGCCGATACGCCCGGTTGCACCAAGGAGGCCTGCAGCTTTCGCGATGAATTGCCGCGGGTGGAGACCAACAATGCCGTCATCCTCGGCGCCTCGCCCGACCCGGTCTCGGCCGTGGCGAAATTCAAGGAGAAGTACGGCCTGAACTTCACCCTGCTGGCTGATGAGGATCACGCCATCGCCGAAAAGTACGGCGTCTGGGTGGAAAAGACCAACTACGGCAAGACCTACATGGGCGTCGAGCGCTCCACGTTCATCGTGAACAAGGAAGGCCGCATCGCCAAGATCTTCCGCAAGGTGAAGGTGGACGGCCACACCGAAGAGGTTCTGGCCGCCCTCGCCACCCTGTAA